The Petrotoga olearia DSM 13574 genome includes a region encoding these proteins:
- a CDS encoding cobalamin-dependent protein (Presence of a B(12) (cobalamin)-binding domain implies dependence on cobalamin itself, in one of its several forms, or in some unusual lineages, dependence on a cobalamin-like analog.), whose protein sequence is MKRILGASMGSDAHTAGLLNFLELARNEGYDVIYLGGAVPIEKIIKTIEEETPDIVSISYRLGADAFENLIKEFIEKIKQLKNYEKIDFIFGGTVETSQVAKKYDFFKKIFDGSEEEEDVVLFLRGQIKYKEEKNFPSTLAERIAFKSPYPLIRHHIGLQTMEETIEEIKRLAESELLDIISLAPDQNCQQYFFEQEKMDPNQDGAGGAPIRNEKDFVAMYEASRRGNHPLVRCYSGTNHMVEFSQVLKRTINNAWAAIPIFWYSELDRRSERNLLDAIKENMEGIKWNAENGIPVEINDAHQWELRYAHDSLAVATTYLAAYVAKKLGVRWYVQQYMMNTPPKLSPKMDIAKSLAKLELVETLKDETFTPYRMVRTGLLSFPADPNSAMGQLVSSMFYSSYLQPHIIHVVAYCEAMKRATSKEIIESVKMVKRANSLASRGLPDFASDPEIKERVNLLKEEAMVIIEKIKSISPQKEDPLTDPETLYLAVKEGILDAVGLQGNSAAKGQIKSAVINGGYEAVKENGEVLREAERLFGRQ, encoded by the coding sequence ATGAAAAGAATTCTTGGTGCTTCTATGGGAAGTGATGCGCATACAGCAGGTCTTTTAAACTTTTTGGAATTGGCAAGAAATGAAGGATATGATGTTATTTACTTAGGTGGAGCGGTTCCGATTGAGAAAATTATTAAAACCATAGAGGAAGAAACCCCCGATATTGTGTCAATAAGTTACCGTTTGGGAGCCGATGCTTTCGAAAATCTTATAAAAGAATTTATAGAAAAGATAAAACAATTAAAAAATTATGAGAAAATCGATTTTATCTTTGGAGGGACGGTTGAAACCTCTCAGGTTGCAAAAAAATACGATTTCTTTAAAAAGATCTTTGATGGTTCAGAGGAAGAAGAAGATGTAGTTTTGTTTTTAAGAGGTCAAATCAAATATAAAGAAGAGAAAAATTTTCCTTCCACATTAGCCGAAAGAATTGCATTTAAATCCCCATATCCGCTAATTAGGCACCATATTGGGCTTCAAACAATGGAGGAAACCATCGAGGAGATCAAAAGACTTGCAGAATCTGAACTCTTGGATATCATCTCTTTGGCACCAGATCAAAACTGTCAGCAATACTTTTTTGAGCAAGAAAAGATGGACCCCAACCAGGACGGAGCAGGAGGAGCTCCCATTAGAAATGAAAAAGACTTTGTTGCCATGTATGAAGCCAGTAGAAGAGGCAATCATCCTTTAGTAAGATGTTACTCTGGAACCAACCACATGGTCGAATTTTCTCAAGTTCTAAAAAGAACTATCAACAACGCATGGGCGGCGATACCTATATTTTGGTATTCTGAACTTGATAGAAGGTCTGAAAGGAACTTATTAGATGCGATAAAAGAAAATATGGAAGGAATAAAGTGGAACGCAGAGAACGGTATCCCTGTAGAAATTAACGACGCTCACCAATGGGAACTAAGGTATGCCCACGACAGTTTAGCAGTCGCAACTACTTATTTAGCTGCTTATGTAGCTAAAAAACTTGGGGTAAGATGGTATGTTCAACAATATATGATGAACACCCCGCCAAAGTTATCTCCAAAGATGGATATAGCTAAGTCTTTAGCCAAATTAGAACTGGTAGAAACACTAAAAGATGAAACTTTTACACCTTACAGGATGGTAAGAACGGGGCTTCTTTCTTTTCCAGCCGACCCCAACAGCGCTATGGGACAACTTGTTTCTTCGATGTTTTATTCATCTTACTTACAACCACATATAATCCACGTGGTAGCGTACTGCGAAGCCATGAAAAGGGCAACTTCAAAAGAAATAATAGAAAGTGTAAAAATGGTAAAAAGGGCGAACTCTTTAGCCTCTCGTGGATTACCTGATTTTGCCAGCGACCCTGAGATCAAAGAAAGGGTTAATTTATTGAAAGAAGAAGCTATGGTCATAATAGAAAAAATTAAAAGTATCTCCCCTCAAAAAGAGGATCCTTTGACTGACCCAGAAACTCTCTATTTAGCGGTAAAAGAAGGAATTTTAGATGCAGTTGGGTTACAAGGCAACTCTGCTGCCAAAGGACAAATCAAATCGGCTGTAATTAATGGCGGCTACGAAGCTGTGAAAGAGAACGGTGAAGTGCTGAGAGAAGCTGAAAGACTCTTTGGAAGACAGTAA
- a CDS encoding DUF5655 domain-containing protein, with protein MDTLVKCIEDLRMKLNRYRKHGLKEYPTRTIFVDQLLEALGWDIRDPDEVELEYPTIDGKSVDYAAKINRRPVLFIEAKALNDPLTDVKAITQVVGYAANAGVEWCILTNGINYKVYHSTEKTEAPEKLLFEISLDPKETEGMSLQQVAEQFARFSRDSMAKGVLDEIGEQIFTTGKIRKALDKLFMDPPNTLIKLIRSTLEDDSIKPAQIKKALKMLWSQPSETEIPSTYKYTKKPVPSSELKLKEYNEEHHLNGKPQEVVELFKTLDKFCRELDPNIVQREALKHYTKYTHGNNIFCCVRIHKSGLRVWLKLNYSDLESPAKYVRDVSNIGHLGVGDVELTIDSLERFQSAKSLIQKSFEENKSK; from the coding sequence ATGGATACTTTAGTTAAATGTATTGAAGATCTTCGTATGAAACTGAATAGGTACCGAAAGCATGGTCTTAAAGAATATCCAACGCGAACAATATTTGTAGATCAATTACTCGAAGCTCTCGGGTGGGATATAAGAGATCCGGATGAAGTGGAACTTGAGTATCCCACTATTGATGGAAAGTCTGTTGACTATGCTGCCAAAATAAACCGCAGGCCTGTCTTATTCATTGAAGCGAAAGCCTTAAATGATCCACTTACAGATGTCAAAGCTATTACTCAGGTAGTTGGTTACGCTGCCAATGCGGGTGTGGAATGGTGTATCCTTACCAATGGTATTAACTATAAGGTTTACCATAGTACCGAAAAGACAGAGGCTCCGGAAAAACTACTTTTTGAAATTTCTCTTGATCCAAAAGAAACCGAAGGAATGTCGCTTCAGCAAGTTGCAGAACAATTTGCACGTTTCTCACGTGATTCAATGGCTAAAGGTGTGCTTGATGAGATTGGTGAACAAATCTTTACAACAGGAAAGATAAGAAAAGCTTTAGATAAACTCTTTATGGATCCCCCAAACACATTAATTAAACTTATACGCTCAACCCTGGAGGACGACTCCATCAAACCAGCTCAAATCAAGAAAGCCCTCAAGATGCTTTGGTCCCAACCATCGGAAACAGAAATACCTTCAACTTATAAATATACTAAAAAGCCAGTTCCTTCATCAGAATTGAAATTAAAAGAGTATAATGAAGAGCACCACTTAAATGGAAAACCGCAAGAAGTCGTAGAATTATTTAAGACACTTGATAAATTTTGTAGAGAACTTGATCCAAACATAGTTCAAAGAGAAGCCCTTAAACACTATACAAAATACACACATGGTAATAACATTTTTTGTTGTGTTCGTATTCATAAAAGTGGACTTCGTGTTTGGTTAAAGTTGAATTATTCGGATTTAGAGAGTCCAGCTAAATATGTTCGTGATGTTTCAAATATCGGACACCTGGGAGTCGGAGATGTTGAGTTAACAATCGATAGTCTCGAGAGATTTCAAAGTGCTAAAAGCCTTATACAAAAATCATTTGAAGAAAACAAATCAAAATGA
- a CDS encoding Fic/DOC family protein, producing the protein MKDYSVKDNYYCYENSFVLKNKFEIKDQKILDSVEKNITGAILLLLQSKNFDKEELDYDFFMWLHKYIFGDIYSWAGELRVVDLIKGNFKFAHYSYLDDQMVSYFERLKKDKYLIDHKNEKLIKHLTYYITELNIIHPFREGNGRVIREYFRILLKRKNLYIDYADKERYLEAMIESPYKTDKLEAFLIKNLKGIE; encoded by the coding sequence ATGAAAGATTACAGTGTAAAAGATAATTACTATTGTTATGAAAATTCTTTTGTTTTAAAAAATAAATTTGAAATAAAAGACCAAAAAATATTAGATTCAGTGGAAAAAAACATAACTGGTGCTATTCTTTTGTTGCTACAGTCAAAAAATTTTGATAAAGAAGAATTAGACTATGATTTTTTTATGTGGTTACACAAATATATTTTTGGAGATATTTATAGCTGGGCGGGTGAATTACGGGTTGTTGATCTTATAAAAGGTAACTTTAAATTTGCTCATTATTCTTATTTAGATGATCAAATGGTTAGTTACTTTGAAAGATTGAAAAAAGATAAATACCTGATAGATCACAAAAATGAAAAATTAATAAAACATTTGACTTATTATATCACAGAACTGAATATTATACACCCTTTTAGAGAAGGAAATGGTAGAGTTATAAGAGAATATTTTAGGATTCTTTTAAAAAGAAAAAATTTATATATAGATTATGCTGATAAAGAACGGTACTTAGAAGCCATGATAGAATCCCCCTATAAAACTGATAAATTAGAAGCGTTTTTAATTAAAAATTTAAAAGGTATTGAATAG
- a CDS encoding metal ABC transporter permease, producing the protein MIDILSYPFMRYALIGAILSGFGSALLSNFIVLKKMEFIGDGAAHVAFGAIAFALFFGLNMNLLSIIVAIIFAIAINQLGKKEGVQENSVIGMLLSLSMAIGVILLSFKKGYVPEIDSFLFGDVLMITQQDLILLGIFDLFILFMVILLNKELKYYSFNQRLSKIFGVPTNVINLVFLMITSVTIVVSVKIIGIILITSLLITPGVIAKLYAKSINQMLIISVIVGVFSSVLGIFLSYYLNVPSGPMIVLTLFMIFLISYLLRKTVLKSFT; encoded by the coding sequence ATGATTGACATTCTAAGTTACCCTTTTATGAGATACGCCTTAATTGGTGCTATTCTTTCGGGTTTTGGTAGTGCGTTGCTATCAAATTTCATAGTCCTAAAAAAAATGGAGTTTATTGGAGATGGAGCGGCCCATGTGGCGTTTGGTGCCATCGCTTTCGCTCTTTTCTTTGGATTGAATATGAATTTATTGTCTATAATAGTTGCCATTATATTTGCAATAGCTATAAACCAGTTGGGCAAAAAAGAAGGGGTACAAGAAAATAGTGTGATAGGAATGCTCTTATCGCTTTCTATGGCTATAGGGGTAATTTTACTTTCATTCAAAAAAGGATACGTCCCTGAAATAGACAGTTTTCTATTTGGGGACGTATTAATGATAACTCAACAAGATTTGATTTTATTGGGAATTTTTGACTTATTTATTCTTTTTATGGTTATTCTCTTAAACAAGGAACTTAAATATTACTCATTCAACCAAAGATTAAGTAAAATATTTGGAGTACCTACAAACGTAATAAATTTAGTGTTTTTAATGATTACATCCGTTACAATAGTTGTTTCCGTTAAAATAATAGGGATCATACTGATAACTTCTCTACTTATAACACCTGGTGTTATAGCAAAGCTTTATGCAAAAAGTATAAACCAAATGCTGATAATATCTGTAATAGTTGGTGTTTTTTCATCTGTTCTGGGTATTTTTTTATCTTACTACTTAAACGTTCCATCAGGCCCAATGATAGTTCTAACACTTTTTATGATATTTCTAATTTCATATCTTTTAAGAAAAACGGTTCTTAAGTCTTTTACTTAG
- a CDS encoding metal ABC transporter ATP-binding protein, with product MVTDPLISVRDLNYTTENNNILINISFDIYRGDFVGIIGPNGAGKSTLIKTLIREIEDYTGEIKINGKIGYVPQSEERERDFPIKVYEVALMGLYSEVGPFKRFKEEHYEKVRETLKLLQIDHLYNRLVGKLSGGEYRRLMMARALVSDPDILILDEPEANIDKEGQSILYETLRNLKQDKNMSIMLISHDLNMIFKETNKIMCMNKTLHCHKNTADLDINDLRTLYSKDFELFIHVNEKMKVVSNKDD from the coding sequence ATGGTTACTGACCCTTTAATATCTGTTAGAGATTTAAATTACACCACCGAAAACAACAATATACTGATCAATATATCTTTTGATATATATAGGGGGGACTTTGTAGGGATAATTGGACCTAACGGAGCCGGAAAATCAACCTTAATAAAAACTCTAATCAGAGAAATCGAAGATTATACAGGAGAAATAAAGATAAATGGAAAAATTGGGTATGTTCCACAATCGGAAGAAAGAGAAAGAGATTTTCCTATCAAGGTATATGAAGTTGCTTTAATGGGTTTATACAGTGAAGTTGGTCCGTTTAAGAGGTTTAAAGAAGAACATTATGAAAAAGTGAGAGAAACTCTCAAACTTTTACAAATTGACCATTTATACAACAGGCTAGTGGGAAAATTATCCGGAGGAGAGTATAGAAGGTTGATGATGGCAAGGGCTTTAGTTTCCGATCCTGATATATTAATACTGGACGAACCTGAAGCCAATATTGACAAAGAAGGGCAAAGTATACTGTACGAAACTCTTAGAAATCTCAAGCAAGATAAAAATATGAGTATAATGTTAATAAGTCACGATTTGAACATGATTTTCAAAGAAACAAATAAAATTATGTGCATGAACAAAACACTTCACTGTCACAAAAACACTGCTGATCTTGATATCAATGATTTGCGAACTTTATACTCTAAAGACTTTGAATTGTTTATTCACGTCAATGAAAAGATGAAGGTGGTTAGCAATAAAGATGATTGA
- a CDS encoding metal ABC transporter substrate-binding protein — MKKTILTTIVLLASFLVFAINVSTSILPYYYVSKEIIQEKGQVNLVVPPGKSPHTYSPTPKELVPLYESDILITNGLALEIFISNLTMNLEKQGVKIIQVSDFIPLEELISIDETHEDHEHEEFEYNPHIWLDPYIMYTYIVPGLTEVFGELDSENKDYYAQNAERYINRLILLDNYLAEKAKVIDGSIFTLHNSYDYFARRYGIKIVGVIQISPGVDPTPKQLVELTNVAKERNVKAIFNEPQLSDKTVRTIAKNLNLNVGVLDPLGSSERVFDLESLYVDNLFEIIRVVNYGY; from the coding sequence ATGAAGAAAACAATCTTAACAACCATTGTTTTGTTAGCTTCATTTTTAGTATTCGCTATAAATGTTTCAACTTCAATATTACCCTATTACTATGTAAGTAAAGAAATAATACAAGAAAAAGGTCAAGTGAATCTTGTCGTTCCTCCAGGAAAGAGTCCACACACATACTCGCCAACACCAAAAGAACTAGTGCCTTTGTACGAATCAGATATTTTAATTACAAATGGTTTAGCTTTAGAGATTTTTATCTCTAATCTAACTATGAATCTGGAAAAACAGGGTGTAAAAATAATTCAAGTTTCCGATTTCATTCCACTTGAAGAACTTATAAGTATAGATGAAACTCATGAAGATCATGAGCATGAAGAGTTTGAATATAACCCCCATATTTGGTTAGATCCATATATTATGTATACTTACATCGTTCCAGGTTTGACAGAGGTTTTTGGAGAATTAGACTCTGAAAATAAAGATTACTACGCTCAAAACGCTGAAAGATATATAAACAGATTGATTTTACTTGACAACTACCTTGCTGAAAAAGCCAAAGTCATCGATGGCTCAATATTTACTCTTCATAATTCCTATGATTATTTCGCAAGAAGGTATGGTATAAAAATCGTTGGTGTAATTCAAATCTCCCCGGGGGTGGACCCCACTCCAAAGCAATTAGTTGAATTAACTAACGTTGCTAAAGAGAGAAACGTAAAAGCTATTTTCAATGAACCTCAACTCAGTGACAAGACTGTGAGAACCATAGCTAAAAACTTGAACTTAAATGTAGGTGTTTTGGATCCTTTGGGGAGTTCAGAAAGAGTATTCGATTTAGAATCTCTATACGTAGACAATTTGTTTGAAATCATTCGGGTGGTGAATTATGGTTACTGA
- a CDS encoding Fur family transcriptional regulator — MRNTKARRDILGILEEYDYPLNAEQIYEKLNEDYDKSTIYRNLKNYEENGDIRSIVFSDKIKYFFKGKGHFHFIYCTKCKKFERFDLCYSEQMSKYIKERLDFEVLTHTLYFEGICKECQKITKDGQYGHFN, encoded by the coding sequence ATGAGAAACACAAAAGCTCGCAGAGACATTTTAGGTATTTTAGAAGAGTACGATTATCCACTCAACGCCGAACAGATTTATGAAAAGCTCAACGAAGATTACGATAAATCCACAATTTACAGAAACTTGAAAAATTATGAAGAAAATGGAGACATTAGATCCATAGTTTTTTCTGACAAAATCAAATATTTTTTTAAGGGGAAAGGACATTTTCATTTCATATACTGCACAAAATGTAAGAAGTTTGAAAGATTTGACCTATGTTACTCTGAGCAGATGAGTAAGTATATAAAAGAAAGATTAGACTTCGAAGTTTTGACTCACACCCTTTATTTTGAAGGAATATGTAAGGAATGTCAGAAAATTACTAAAGACGGTCAATATGGTCATTTCAATTAG
- a CDS encoding sodium-translocating pyrophosphatase — MGFISQVISVICGLIGLIFTVFLVFNILEKSPGNERMQKLSKIIQVGARSFLFSEYRILFVVIFLFAGFLWLVSSYQMALSFILGSAFSVLSGFLGMSIATRANARTTNAAISNLNDALTVSFNGGAVMGMIVTSLGLMGLGGIFFLGNGNTELMSGYAMGASFVALFARVGGGIFTKAADVGADLVGKVEANIPEDDPRNPAVIADNVGDNVGDVAGMGADLYESYVGSIFSASVLGSIAFSFKGALFPFFVASSGLILSIFGIIFVNYYIKKTKEVEPEKALHFGTYLTSFLQAIVVFFLSKIVFGNFYSGLIVIMGMVVGILIGVVTEYYTAKKPVTELAKSAPSGSAPLIINGLALGMESTLFPILLIGTAIILSFYLYGLFGIAIAAVGMLSTLGMSLSIDAYGPIADNAGGIAEMAHLEPYVRERTDKLDAVGNTTAAMGKGFAIGSAALTALALFASYLQVTNISIVDLNDANVFTALLIGAMLPFLFSSMVMKAVGNAANLMVEEVRRQFKEIVGLMEGKADPDYGKCVKIATNGALKYMILPSLVAVIAPMIVYFLLGKQAVAGMLAGTTGSGVMLAIFMANSGGAWDNAKKLIETGKYGGKGSLAHKASVVGDTVGDPLKDTAGPSINILIKLMSIVSIVIIPILIRIFE, encoded by the coding sequence ATGGGATTTATTTCTCAGGTTATATCGGTTATCTGTGGGTTGATTGGATTAATTTTTACGGTTTTTTTGGTTTTCAACATTTTAGAAAAATCCCCCGGAAATGAAAGAATGCAAAAACTTTCAAAAATAATTCAAGTTGGCGCTCGATCTTTTTTATTTTCAGAATATAGAATCCTTTTCGTTGTAATATTTTTATTCGCGGGTTTTTTGTGGCTTGTAAGTTCTTATCAAATGGCTTTGTCTTTCATTTTAGGATCGGCATTTTCGGTTTTATCAGGTTTTCTAGGGATGTCAATCGCTACCAGAGCCAATGCCAGAACAACCAATGCAGCGATTAGCAACTTAAACGATGCTTTGACTGTATCTTTTAATGGTGGCGCGGTTATGGGAATGATTGTTACCTCTTTAGGATTAATGGGATTGGGAGGTATATTCTTCCTTGGAAATGGTAATACTGAGTTAATGAGTGGCTATGCTATGGGTGCATCTTTTGTAGCGCTTTTTGCAAGAGTGGGAGGAGGAATTTTCACCAAAGCCGCCGACGTGGGGGCTGACCTGGTTGGTAAGGTTGAAGCAAATATTCCAGAAGATGATCCAAGAAACCCAGCGGTCATTGCTGACAATGTGGGAGATAATGTGGGGGATGTTGCAGGTATGGGCGCCGATCTGTACGAATCTTACGTAGGCTCGATCTTTTCTGCTTCAGTGTTGGGAAGCATCGCTTTTTCATTTAAGGGAGCTCTTTTCCCATTTTTTGTAGCTTCATCAGGTTTGATATTATCAATTTTTGGTATTATTTTTGTTAATTATTACATCAAAAAGACAAAGGAAGTTGAACCCGAAAAGGCCCTTCACTTTGGTACATATCTGACATCATTTCTTCAAGCTATAGTTGTTTTTTTCTTATCGAAGATAGTTTTCGGGAACTTTTATTCAGGTTTAATTGTTATTATGGGTATGGTGGTTGGAATTCTTATAGGGGTCGTTACAGAATATTACACTGCAAAAAAGCCGGTAACAGAGCTTGCAAAAAGCGCTCCTTCAGGTTCGGCTCCTTTGATTATCAATGGTCTTGCTCTAGGAATGGAATCAACGCTTTTTCCTATTCTTTTAATAGGAACAGCTATTATACTTTCATTCTACTTATACGGACTTTTTGGAATAGCGATCGCAGCTGTTGGAATGCTTTCAACACTCGGTATGAGTTTATCCATCGATGCATATGGCCCTATCGCCGATAATGCCGGTGGAATTGCTGAAATGGCTCATTTAGAACCTTACGTTCGAGAAAGAACGGACAAGTTGGACGCTGTTGGGAATACAACTGCTGCTATGGGGAAAGGTTTTGCAATAGGATCCGCTGCTTTAACGGCTTTGGCTTTGTTCGCCTCTTATTTGCAGGTAACAAATATCTCAATCGTTGATTTGAATGATGCGAATGTATTTACCGCCTTGTTAATCGGTGCAATGCTTCCCTTTCTGTTTTCGTCTATGGTAATGAAAGCAGTTGGTAACGCTGCAAACCTTATGGTGGAAGAAGTAAGAAGGCAGTTTAAAGAAATTGTGGGATTAATGGAAGGAAAAGCTGATCCAGACTACGGTAAGTGTGTAAAGATTGCTACCAATGGCGCTCTAAAATATATGATACTTCCTTCTTTAGTCGCTGTTATAGCCCCAATGATTGTTTACTTCTTATTAGGCAAGCAAGCTGTCGCAGGAATGTTAGCAGGAACAACAGGCTCAGGAGTTATGTTAGCGATATTCATGGCTAACTCTGGAGGCGCCTGGGATAACGCTAAGAAGTTAATAGAAACCGGAAAATACGGGGGAAAAGGGTCTTTGGCTCATAAGGCTTCTGTTGTAGGAGATACCGTGGGGGATCCTTTAAAAGATACGGCAGGACCTTCCATTAATATTTTAATAAAACTTATGTCTATAGTTTCTATAGTGATTATTCCTATTTTAATTAGAATTTTTGAGTGA
- a CDS encoding 6-phosphofructokinase — MKRVAVLNVGGDCPGLNAVIRALIVKGAEENVEVVGVYDGFLGLVEDKLTILAKEHVSGKLPEGGIILGSSKYDPTANPDDLKKLKNNFERYQITSLILLTGHTGANIALKLANEGIPSIIIPATVDNDLYWTDLSVGFLTALQIVTDALDKLHSTASAGHRVIVVETGGDEAGWLATIGGMAGGADYIIVPEFELDPKDMIENIKKRYSAGRRFSIVVVEEKVKLPEEVQNIIGDPKVRQYMKPAELVTEYIKANLQNVECRTVDLDYLQRGGTPSSFDRYLAFKFGVTAIDAVKKGKSNVALGLDGFDVVEKPFTDEILKNKEISRELYEMGRLFF, encoded by the coding sequence ATGAAAAGAGTTGCTGTTTTAAATGTTGGCGGAGACTGTCCAGGCTTAAATGCCGTAATCAGGGCACTCATCGTAAAAGGCGCTGAAGAGAATGTCGAAGTTGTTGGTGTCTACGATGGTTTTCTTGGCCTCGTTGAGGATAAATTAACTATCCTTGCCAAAGAACATGTTTCAGGTAAATTGCCTGAAGGTGGAATAATTTTAGGTTCTTCAAAATATGATCCTACTGCTAATCCAGACGATTTGAAAAAGTTAAAAAATAACTTTGAAAGATATCAAATAACTAGTCTGATATTGTTAACAGGCCATACCGGAGCAAATATTGCTTTAAAATTGGCAAATGAAGGCATACCTTCGATAATAATACCTGCCACTGTTGATAACGATCTATACTGGACGGATCTTAGTGTTGGCTTTCTAACTGCATTACAGATCGTCACAGATGCATTAGATAAACTTCATTCCACTGCCAGTGCAGGTCATAGGGTAATAGTTGTGGAAACCGGAGGAGACGAAGCAGGATGGTTGGCCACAATTGGTGGAATGGCAGGTGGTGCAGATTATATAATAGTACCAGAGTTCGAATTAGACCCTAAAGATATGATTGAAAATATTAAAAAGAGATATTCTGCAGGTAGACGATTTTCCATAGTCGTTGTAGAAGAAAAGGTCAAACTCCCCGAAGAGGTTCAAAATATAATAGGTGATCCCAAAGTTCGTCAATACATGAAACCAGCAGAATTAGTCACAGAGTATATAAAAGCTAATTTGCAAAATGTTGAATGCAGAACGGTCGATTTGGATTATTTACAAAGAGGAGGAACTCCTTCATCTTTTGATAGATACTTGGCTTTTAAATTCGGTGTAACAGCTATAGATGCTGTTAAAAAAGGAAAATCTAACGTGGCTTTAGGTCTGGATGGTTTTGATGTTGTGGAAAAACCCTTTACGGACGAAATTTTGAAGAATAAAGAGATAAGTCGAGAATTATACGAGATGGGTAGATTGTTTTTCTAA